AAGCTTATTTAGTTTATGACGGTGGAGTTTATATGACGGAGGGATTTAATAAGTATATTAAGGATTAAAACCTCGTAGATTACTTATAACAAACTGGTAATATCTCACCTTGAGCTAGTCTAAATCTATTTACTTCTTCTTGAGATAGGGTGTTTGTGTAATCAACTTCATCTACTTTAAACCCTACGCTTCTTAGTTTGTCAAAATAGTCGCGGCCGTAGACACGAACGTGATCATATTGTCCAAAAATCTTAGCTCTTTCATCACGATCTGTGATGGTGTCGTCTTCAAAAGTTGTGGCTCTATCTAGTTCTTGAGGAATTTGTAAAATTGCCATCCCACCTGGTTTTAAGACACGATACAATTCTTGCATCGCTTTAGTGTCATCTGGGATATGCTCTAATACATGATTGCAGAATATGACATCATAACTGTTTTCGCCAAAAGGCAAATCACATATATCTGCTTTTACATCTGCTAGCGGAGAGTTTAAATCTGTAGTGGTGTAATCTAGGTGTGCGCTTTCGCGAAAGCGTTTATAAAAAGCTTGCTCTGGAGCAAAATGTAGCACTCTTCTATGTGAAGTAAAGAAATCTGTTTCCCGCTGTAACCATATCCACAAGAGTCTATGACGTTCGAGTGAGAGCGTAGATGGAGATAGTACATTCTCTCTTGGCGTACCATAACCGTACGGTAAAAATTTCTTAAATGTTTTTCCGTCAATAGGATCCTCGTAACGGTCACCTTTTAAAAAGGTAGCCATAATAGGTCTCACCACATAACTAGCCCTTATTAATAAAGGCCGCGGAATAGCATTTAAGAAAAATTTAAAAAGCTTTTTCACTTGTTAAAGCACTAAAGCTTGCTGGCGAAAAGGAGTTTCCTCATCGCTTTCAATTCCTAACGCTTTATAGATGTAAGCAAAAGTAGATAGTAGCTCCGGCTTTCCATCAACTATAGCGACGTCATGTTCAAAATGAGCACTTGGTTTATTATCGCGCGTAGTAATCGTCCAGCCATCATTGTGCTGTGTGATATTGCGAGTTCCCATATTAGTCATAGGTTCGATGGCTACTACCATCCCTTCTATAAACTTTTTTCCACGTCCACGTTTACCGTAATTAGGCATTTCTGGATCTTCGTGCATGGTAGCTCCTAGACCGTGACCTACAAGTTCGCGTACTACACCATAGCCATGATCTTCTGTAAATTTTTGAATGGCGTAGCCTACATCACCTGTGCGGTTACCTATTTTGAGTTGTTCTATTCCCACGTAAAGAGATTGCTTAGTAATTTCAAGTAATTTCTTTACTTCTGGTGCTACTTCGCCTACTTCAAAAGTATAGGCGTGATCGCCATAGAAGCCATTCTTTATAGCTCCACAATCTATAGAGATAATATCTCCTTCTACAAGAGGTTTGTTGTTAGGGATACCGTGAACGACTTGGTCGTTTGGACTCATGCAAAGTGTGTTCGGAAAATCGTATAAACCCAAGAAACCCGGAATCGCATCTTGTGAACGTATATAGTCTTCTGCTATCTTATCGAGATATAGTGTGGTTACTCCTGGTTTTACCTCTCCAGCAAGTATGCCTAAGGTACGAGATACTACTAGCGCACTCTCACGCATTAACTCTATCTCTTCTCTAGTTTTCTGTATA
The genomic region above belongs to Dokdonia sp. Dokd-P16 and contains:
- a CDS encoding class I SAM-dependent methyltransferase, whose product is MKKLFKFFLNAIPRPLLIRASYVVRPIMATFLKGDRYEDPIDGKTFKKFLPYGYGTPRENVLSPSTLSLERHRLLWIWLQRETDFFTSHRRVLHFAPEQAFYKRFRESAHLDYTTTDLNSPLADVKADICDLPFGENSYDVIFCNHVLEHIPDDTKAMQELYRVLKPGGMAILQIPQELDRATTFEDDTITDRDERAKIFGQYDHVRVYGRDYFDKLRSVGFKVDEVDYTNTLSQEEVNRFRLAQGEILPVCYK
- the map gene encoding type I methionyl aminopeptidase; translation: MAIIQKTREEIELMRESALVVSRTLGILAGEVKPGVTTLYLDKIAEDYIRSQDAIPGFLGLYDFPNTLCMSPNDQVVHGIPNNKPLVEGDIISIDCGAIKNGFYGDHAYTFEVGEVAPEVKKLLEITKQSLYVGIEQLKIGNRTGDVGYAIQKFTEDHGYGVVRELVGHGLGATMHEDPEMPNYGKRGRGKKFIEGMVVAIEPMTNMGTRNITQHNDGWTITTRDNKPSAHFEHDVAIVDGKPELLSTFAYIYKALGIESDEETPFRQQALVL